The region TTGCTCAGCGTACACGCGTCCTAATACGAGAAATATGTACTGCAAATTACGTAGATATAGTAAGTGGCAGTATGATCCCTGATCACATACACCTGCTAACATCGTTTCCTCCAAGTTTGTCCTTATCTAAGATAGTCCAATACATTAAAGGAAAAAGTAGCCGTAAACTGCTATCAGAGTTTGAGCATTTACGCAAAAGGTATTGGGGACAACACTTGTGGGCGAGGGGATATTTTGCGGTAACGGTTGGTAATGTTAATACCGAAGACGTTCAGAAATATATTGAGCAACAAGAGGAGCATCACAAAAAAGATGATTTTAAGATATCAGAGCACTAAGCTTTCAAGCGTTTAATCCGCTTTGCAAGCGATTATTCAAACCACCGCCTTTATCCGGTCGTAATTGATTCCTTTCCTTACTACGTGGTGTTTTATTAATGTCACGTAGTAAGGTATAGTAACAAAAATTTGAATAAAATCCAACCTTTTTTGGGCTATTTAAACGGATTGTAACGAATTTTTTGGAGGGAGATATTTATGGATTATTTTTTTTCATGAGGTGGCCCTGTGTTTTACACGTTCTCCATGGGTTGCGCACTGATTGTCCCTTCAGGAGTGACAATG is a window of Pseudomonadota bacterium DNA encoding:
- the tnpA gene encoding IS200/IS605 family transposase; this encodes MEYRHSAHSLYDLKYHLVFCTKYRFCILTGEVAQRTRVLIREICTANYVDIVSGSMIPDHIHLLTSFPPSLSLSKIVQYIKGKSSRKLLSEFEHLRKRYWGQHLWARGYFAVTVGNVNTEDVQKYIEQQEEHHKKDDFKISEH